In Streptomyces longhuiensis, the following proteins share a genomic window:
- a CDS encoding pilus assembly protein TadG-related protein: protein MPIYIWLTAILLFAAFAFFAFAQAASARNGAQSAADAAALAAAQDSRDELMTGLGKAIGTGDDWLDWLAGDKFTGDGARGAADDLAAGNDAHVVGFGSSEVNGYPGYWAKVQSNGTVGDSVIPGTESKHATAEATAVIEPRCEVARSADPEKVVEFDCDGGDSFDFDPDDFEVGDLPDPSVLFSVHLAD, encoded by the coding sequence CTGCCCATCTACATCTGGCTTACGGCGATCCTGCTCTTCGCCGCTTTCGCGTTCTTCGCATTCGCCCAGGCGGCGTCCGCGCGCAATGGCGCCCAATCGGCCGCGGATGCCGCCGCTTTGGCGGCTGCCCAGGACTCGAGGGACGAATTGATGACCGGATTGGGGAAGGCCATCGGCACGGGCGACGACTGGCTGGACTGGCTCGCGGGGGACAAGTTCACCGGCGACGGGGCCCGGGGCGCGGCGGACGACCTGGCTGCGGGCAACGATGCGCACGTCGTCGGGTTCGGGTCGTCCGAGGTGAACGGCTACCCGGGCTACTGGGCGAAAGTGCAGTCCAACGGCACGGTCGGCGATTCCGTCATTCCCGGTACGGAATCGAAGCACGCGACAGCCGAGGCCACCGCTGTCATCGAGCCGCGCTGCGAGGTGGCTCGGTCCGCCGATCCGGAAAAGGTCGTGGAATTCGACTGTGACGGTGGCGATTCCTTTGATTTCGACCCGGATGACTTCGAGGTGGGTGATCTGCCCGATCCCTCCGTCCTCTTCTCCGTACACCTGGCCGACTGA